Genomic DNA from Alosa alosa isolate M-15738 ecotype Scorff River chromosome 6, AALO_Geno_1.1, whole genome shotgun sequence:
TTCTGTGGGATCCTACGGTGTGCGTGGATCCCCCCTCTCTCCGGACAGAATCACCGGCCCGCCAGCAGTCACCATTTCGGCCCGGGAAGACCCACGCTGGCTGCCCAGCCCCTCCCGCGCCTCAGCCTGGGCAGGAAGACCCTGGTGGCGGCGGCCGTGGGCGtgatgctggtgctggtgctggtggtgctcaTACCGGTGCTGGTCAGCTCCGTGGGCAGCGACAGCAGCCACTTCGAGATGTTGGGCACCTGCCGCATGGTGTGCGACCCATACCTGGGCCGCGGCACCACCGCAGCCACCGGGGCCCAGGGCGAGGCCGAGGCCCTGGCTGACCACAGCAACATGCCACCGCCCTCCACTCTCCACCAGGGGCCGCAGGGAAAGCCTGGGCGGCCGGGGAAGCCCGGACCCCCGGGACCGCCAGGGGAGCCCGGCCCCCCAGGCCCCATGGGACCCCCGGGGGACAGGGGCGAACGGGGCAAGGGTGGAGCCCTGGGGTTGGGTGGGGTCAGCGATGGGGGAGGGGTGGTCAGCACGGCGACCTACGGGCCAGGGGGGGCGCGCGTGGCCTTCTACGCCGGCCTCAAGAACCCGCACGAGGGCTACGAGATCCTAAAGTTCGACGACGTGGTCACCAACCTGGGGAACAACTATGACAGCACGTCAGGGAAGTTTATCTGTGGCGTGCCAGGGACATACTTCTTCATCTACCACGTGCTCATGAGAGGGGGAGACGGGACCAGCATGTGGGCTGACCTCTGTAAAAACGGACaggtgagtgagtaagtgtatgtatgtgtgtgt
This window encodes:
- the LOC125295465 gene encoding C1q-related factor, with the translated sequence MLVLVLVVLIPVLVSSVGSDSSHFEMLGTCRMVCDPYLGRGTTAATGAQGEAEALADHSNMPPPSTLHQGPQGKPGRPGKPGPPGPPGEPGPPGPMGPPGDRGERGKGGALGLGGVSDGGGVVSTATYGPGGARVAFYAGLKNPHEGYEILKFDDVVTNLGNNYDSTSGKFICGVPGTYFFIYHVLMRGGDGTSMWADLCKNGQVRASAIAQDADQNYDYASNSVILHLDAGDEVYVKLDGGKAHGGNNNKYSTFSGFILYSD